One window of the Prinia subflava isolate CZ2003 ecotype Zambia chromosome 1, Cam_Psub_1.2, whole genome shotgun sequence genome contains the following:
- the LOC134549596 gene encoding NAD(P)(+)--arginine ADP-ribosyltransferase 2-like — translation MAPLSLTLALLAMAVATVANGVVLLGMARDSFDDRYEGCGPAMTAGLQDLIRSEFQKNPVLSQIWPEAVIEWQKRGSPVSPLPSPDQAIALMAFTMGAHHEFNTAVLQAGRSRQQYRDNFQYKSLHFLLTQALATLREPLKGQCLDVFYQKCYDNVVAQRGATVRFGQFLITSLKKENGGGCPEGTEFQVRTCHGAGIQYFSQHPEYEWVLIPPYETFEVTNFTRRVFREQIQLRSTGTHSKYNCQWLKGGSIPSTHFHLGGLLLATTALAVATGIL, via the exons ATGGCCCCTCTGTCTCtcaccctggccctgctggcaaTGGCCGTGGCCACCGTGGCCAATGGTGTGGTGCTCCTGGGCATGGCCCGGGACTCCTTCGATGACCGCTACGAGGGCTGTGGCCCTGCCATGACCGCGGGGTTGCAGGACCTCATCCGCTCTGAATTCCAGAAGAATCCTGTCTTGTCCCAGATCTGGCCTGAGGCTGTGATTGAGTGGCAGAAGCGGGgctcccctgtgtcccctctgccttccccagacCAGGCCATCGCCCTCATGGCCTTCACCATGGGTGCACACCATGAGTTCAATACTGCCGTGCTCCAGGCCGGGCGCTCCCGCCAGCAATACCGGGACAACTTCCAGTACAAATCGCTGCATTTCCTGCTGACCCAGGCGCTGGCAACGCTGAGGGAGCCTCTGAAAGGGCAGTGTCTGGACGTGTTCTATCAGAAGTGTTATGACAATGTCGTGGCACAGCGCGGTGCCACCGTCCGGTTCGGTCAGTTCCTGATAACatcactgaagaaagaaaatggtgGTGGGTGCCCAGAGGGGACGGAGTTCCAGGTGCGCACGTGCCACGGTGCAGGAATACAATATTTCTCCCAACATCCAGAATATGAGTGGGTGCTGATCCCACCCTACGAGACCTTTGAGGTCACCAATTTCACCCGGAGAGTGTTCAGGGAACAGATCCAGCTCCGCTCCACCGGGACCCACAGCAAATACAACTGCCAGTGGCTGAAag GTGGGAGCATCCCCAGCACCCATTTCCACCTCGGAGGGCTCCTCCTGgccaccacagccctggcagtggccACCGGGATCCTCTGA
- the LOC134549518 gene encoding NAD(P)(+)--arginine ADP-ribosyltransferase 2-like produces MAPLSLTLALLAMAVATAGIEVVPLDMAWDSFDDQYQDCGPNMTAALPALNRSEFQKNPLFAWAWPKAVAEWQQLGSPVSPLSSPAQAIALMAYTMNDLYKEFNKAVRVAGRSRQHYRDNFHFKTLHFLLTQAVVALRDTQRLNRGCVYRGVDKVQFQARVGQRVRFGQFASTSRCEDVIHDFGTNTTFEVQTYHGAEIKRFSYFQREDEVLIPPFETFEVTKVDQKETNIRIHLSSTGTFSNYNCEWLKGGSLPRNSPHLGGLLLATVAMAVVTGTL; encoded by the exons ATGGCCCCTCTGTCTCtcaccctggccctgctggcaaTGGCCGTGGCCACTGCGGGCATTGAGGTGGTGCCCCTGGATATGGCCTGGGACTCCTTTGATGACCAGTACCAGGACTGTGGCCCCAACATGACCGCGGCCTTGCCGGCCCTCAACCGCTCCGAGTTCCAGAAGAATCCTCTCTTTGCCTGGGCCTGGCCTAAGGCTGTGGCTGAGTGGCAGCAACTGGggtcccctgtgtcccctctgtcgtccccagcccaggccatCGCCCTCATGGCCTACACCATGAATGACCTGTACAAGGAGTTCAACAAGGCCGTGCGCGTGGCCGGGCGCTCCCGCCAGCACTACCGGGACAATTTCCACTTCAAAACTCTGCATTTCCTGCTGACCCAGGCGGTGGTGGCGCTGAGGGACACACAGAGACTGAACCGTGGCTGTGTGTACCGGGGCGTGGACAAGGTCCAGTTCCAGGCACGGGTTGGCCAGAGGGTCCGGTTCGGTCAATTCGCGTCAACATCGCGTTGTGAAGATGTCATCCACGACTTTGGGACGAACACAACATTCGAGGTGCAAACGTACCATGGCGCAGAAATCAAGAGGTTCTCCTACTTTCAACGTGAGGATGAGGTGCTGATCCCACCCTTCGAGACCTTTGAGGTCACCAAAGTTGACCAGAAAGAGACAAATATCCGGATTCACCTCAGCTCCACCGGGACCTTCAGCAACTACAACTGCGAGTGGCTGAAAG GTGGGAGCCTCCCCAGGAACTCCCCCCACCTTGGGGGGCTTCTCCTGGCGACCGTGGCCATGGCAGTGGTCACCGGAACCCTCTGA
- the LOC134549749 gene encoding erythroblast NAD(P)(+)--arginine ADP-ribosyltransferase-like has translation MAPLSLTLALLAMAVATVANDVERLDMAQDSFDDQYRGCGPAMTAALPALNRSDFQQNPLFARAWLDAVKEWQNLQSPLSPLLSPAQTIALMAYTMNDLHREFNTAVRVAGRSRQHYRDNFHFKTLHFLLTQALVALRGAQKGQCLDVFRGVCGVLFKAQRGDTVRFGNFASTSLKREAAECFGKDTFFEVRTCHGAFIQEFSRFPDEREVLIPPYETFEVVKVTEAGNKAQIQLRSTGTSSKYNCEWLKGGSIPSAHFHFRGLLLATTALAVATGVL, from the exons ccctggccctgctggcaaTGGCCGTGGCCACCGTGGCCAATGACGTGGAGCGCCTGGACATGGCCCAGGACTCCTTCGATGACCAGTACCGGGGCTGTGGCCCTGCCATGACCGCGGCCTTGCCGGCCCTCAACCGCTCCGACTTCCAGCAGAATCCTCTCTTTGCCCGGGCCTGGCTCGATGCTGTGAAGGAGTGGCAGAATCTGcagtcccctctgtcccctctgttgtccccagcccagaccATCGCTCTCATGGCCTACACCATGAATGACCTGCACAGAGAGTTCAACACTGCCGTGCGCGTGGCCGGGCGCTCCCGCCAGCACTACCGGGACAATTTCCACTTCAAAACTCTGCATTTCCTGCTGACCCAGGCCCTGGTGGCGCTGAGGGGCGCTCAGAAGGGGCAGTGTCTGGACGTGTTCCGTGGGGTGTGTGGGGTCCTATTCAAGGCACAGCGCGGTGACACCGTCAGGTTTGGTAACTTTGCGTCGACGTCATTGAAGAGAGAAGCTGCCGAGTGCTTTGGGAAGGACACGTTCTTCGAGGTGCGCACGTGCCACGGCGCGTTCATCCAGGAATTCTCCAGATTTCCAGACGAGAGGGAGGTGCTGATCCCACCATATGAAACCTTTGAGGTCGTTAAAGTCACCGAGGCAGGGAACAAGGCACAGATCCAGCTCCGCTCCACCGGGACCTCCAGCAAATACAACTGCGAGTGGCTGAAag GTGGGAGCATCCCCAGTGCCCATTTCCACTTCAGAGGGCTCCTCCTGGCTaccacagccctggcagtggccACTGGGGTCCTCTGA